A genomic region of Platichthys flesus chromosome 4, fPlaFle2.1, whole genome shotgun sequence contains the following coding sequences:
- the nop53 gene encoding ribosome biogenesis protein NOP53, which yields MASTRRVKRVASAQPGFLNVKTSADFNEASGVKRKRVNRNKKKNWNKYSDINDVESFLNDVRHQERTTGGLLSEKSDESLFFLDIGEPKKAEQKVPETVWGKTRRGKPARPLRIDLILQHDSLVQPPKDVLAHQQPNAKKLRRIAQKSEHLVAKGVLPRRLKRLQRRKPVIEGPKKVVTEANNYPERGYYDIWEQETKVSGDPWYLQQTGKKRVKRPDKLNEKPSLLPAVEVIAAGGSYNPDFFSHQALLQEAHEVEVKKKKADDKLERQLAVNKEDTATLDTVLQEEVEGLVEEDEEEEMAPIEEDDDDAVVGAIASGEKKTEKQRKKEKAEKIKDQLRLADRREIDQKQQLFQLRSIKASVKEQEQNTEEKQKIRKANQEAEKSQPRRLGRLKFQPQDMEVQLSDELAGSLRQLKPEGSVAKDRFKSLQKRNLIEPRERAKFKRRLKLKYTEKRAFKAIT from the exons ATGGCGTCCACCAGGAGGGTGAAACGCGTGGCGTCTGCACAGCCtggttttttaaatgtaaagaccTCAGCTGACTTCAATGAGGCATCAGGCGTCAAGAGGAAACGCGTGAACAGgaataagaagaagaactgGAACAAATACAGCGACATAAACGATGTGGAGTCGTTTTTAAATGACGTCAGGCACCAGGAGAGGACGACAGG GGGTCTACTGTCTGAGAAGTCAGATGAAAGTTTGTTCTTTTTGGACATTGGAGAGCCGAAGAAAGCTGagcagaagg tgcCAGAAACCGTCTGGGGAAAGACGAGAAGAGGAAAACCTGCCCGTCCCCTGAGGATAGACCTTATCCTGCAGCACGACTCCCTCGTTCAACCACCGAAAGA TGTGCTGGCCCATCAGCAACCTAATGCCAAGAAACTCCGTCGTATTGCCCAGAAGTCTGAGCACTTGGTAGCCAAAGGCGTGTTGCCTCGGAGACTGAAacggctgcagaggagaaagcCTGTCATCGAAGGGCCCAAGAAAGTAGTGACAGAGGCCAACAATTACCCCGAAAGAGGATATTACGACATATGGGAACAAGAGA CCAAAGTTTCAGGTGATCCCTGGTACCTTCAACAGACTGGCAAGAAGCGTGTTAAG CGCCCAGATAAGTTGAATGAGAagccttctctcctccctgctgtgGAGGTCATCGCAGCGGGAGGATCCTACAACCCAGACTTCTTTTCCCACCAG GCGTTGCTGCAGGAGGCCCATGAAGTGGAGGTTAAGAAGAAAAAGGCGGACGACAAATTAGAGAGACAGCTCGCCGTCAACAAAGAGGACACAGCCACATTG GACACGGTCCTACAAGAAGAGGTGGAAGGTCTGgtagaagaggatgaagaagaagaaatggctCCTattgaggaagatgatgatgatgcagtaGTAGGAGCCATCGcctcaggagaaaaaaagactgagaaacagaggaagaaagaaaaggcagaaaaaatAAAG GACCAGCTGCGGCTGGCCGACAGACGGGAGATTGACCAGAAACAGCAGCTCTTCCAGCTTCGCTCCATTAAGGCGTCCGTCAAAGAGCAGGAACAGAatacagaggaaaaacagaaaatacgcAAGGCTAACCAGGAAGCCGAGAAAAGCCAGCCCAGACGCCTTGGCCGACTCAA GTTCCAGCCTCAAGACATGGAGGTTCAGTTAAGTGACGAGCTGGCCGGCTCCCTGCGACAACTCAAG CCAGAGGGCAGCGTTGCCAAGGACCGCTTCAAGAGTCTGCAGAAGAGGAACCTGATTGAACCCAGAGAAAGAGCCAA GTTCAAGAGGAGACTCAAGCTGAAGTATACGGAGAAGAGGGCTTTTAAAGCGATCACTTAG